A single Lolium perenne isolate Kyuss_39 chromosome 6, Kyuss_2.0, whole genome shotgun sequence DNA region contains:
- the LOC139832632 gene encoding uncharacterized protein — protein MDGEECRGGTGMILRDDQGCTIFTACNHLQSCGSPLEAELLACIEGMTMAFQHTDKQPVIVESDCSEAVKMIKDSDVNRSPVAATVNEVKRLCNLGRVFQFKHISREYNIVSHSLARWGFTERQTRVWIRHGPDFIRQACIQDGNPIP, from the coding sequence ATGGACGGAGAGGAATGTCGAGGAGGTACTGGCATGATTCTGAGGGATGATCAGGGATGCACCATCTTTACAGCCTGCAATCACCTGCAATCATGTGGCAGCCCTCTTGAAGCAGAGTTACTCGCCTGCATTGAAGGGATGACAATGGCCTTTCAGCACACAGATAAGCAGCCTGTCATTGTGGAGAGTGATTGTAGTGAGGCAGTGAAGATGATCAAGGACAGTGATGTCAATAGATCTCCGGTTGCTGCTACCGTGAATGAAGTGAAACGTCTATGTAATCTAGGTAGAGTGTTTCAGTTTAAACACATTAGTAGGGAGTACAACATTGTGAGCCATTCTTTAGCTAGATGGGGTTTCACGGAGAGGCAAACCAGGGTGTGGATCCGTCATGGACCAGACTTTATTAGACAGGCTTGTATTCAGGATGGAAATCCCATTCCTTGA